The Candidatus Desulfatibia profunda sequence GCAATTATTGTCCTGGCAGCGGTTCTATTCGGCTTTCACCAGGTCAGGAGTATGGATCAAAAAACGGAGGATAAGATCAAGCCGGGAGCCATGTACACCGTTCCCGACGACAAGGAGCTGCGGCGGCGGTTGACTTCCATGCAGTACAAAATCACCCGGCAGAACGGCACCGAGCCGCCCTTTGACAACGAATACTGGAACAACCATGAGGCCGGCATCTATGTGGACATTGTTTCGGGCGAACCGCTCTTCAGCTCCACGGACAAGTTCGAATCCGGAACGGGCTGGCCGAGCTTCAGCCGGCCGCTGGATCCGGAGAACATCGTTGAACACAATGACCGGAGCTTTTTCACGGTGCGCACCGAGGTGCGCAGCAAGCACGGCGACTCGCACCTGGGCCATGTATTTAACGACGGGCCCAATCCCACGGGCTTGCGCTACTGCATCAATTCGGCCGCCCTGCGGTTCATTCCCAAGGCCGATCTTGAAAAGGAGAGCTACGGAAAATACCGGAAGCTTTTTGAATAATGCATTACGAAGGTCCCATATACCGCCCCCCCAGCGAGGCGGACTCATTGTTGATCCAGGCAACGGTTGGTTGCCCGCACAATCGCTGCACCTTCTGCATGGTGTACAAAAAAGAACCCAGATATCGTACGCGGGCCGTGCATGCAATCAAAGAGGATATTTCAGCGGCGCGTGACCTCTACGGGCCACACGTTCGCACCCTCTTTTTCCCGGCCGGCAACGCCATTGCCATGAAAACGGAAGATCTTTGCGAAATCTGCCGCTTTGCCGGCCAAGTGTTCCCGGGTTTGGAACGTATCACGGTCTACGGTTCATCGCAGTACATCCATCAAAAGGGCCCGGAGGGCTTAAAACGCCTAACTGAAGCCGGGCTGTCCAGAATCCACGTGGGGCTGGAATCCGGTGACGATGTTATTTTGAGACGAATCAAAAAAGGCATCGACAGCCGCCAGCAGATCGAGGCCGGCAAATGGGTCATGGCGGCCGGTATGGAACTGAGTCTTTACGTCATCCTGGGGATCGGCGGCAAAGAGCGAAGCGTGTTCCATGCCGAAGAAACAGCCAGGGTGTTGAATGCCATTGAACCGCAGTTCATCAGGATCCGTACCTTTGTGCCCAAAATAAACACGCCGCTTCTTAAGCAAATTCAAAACGGCTCCTTTCAAATGCTCGGCCCCCATGAAGTTCTGCGGGAAACCGAAACACT is a genomic window containing:
- the msrB gene encoding peptide-methionine (R)-S-oxide reductase MsrB; protein product: MKSVTIAIIVLAAVLFGFHQVRSMDQKTEDKIKPGAMYTVPDDKELRRRLTSMQYKITRQNGTEPPFDNEYWNNHEAGIYVDIVSGEPLFSSTDKFESGTGWPSFSRPLDPENIVEHNDRSFFTVRTEVRSKHGDSHLGHVFNDGPNPTGLRYCINSAALRFIPKADLEKESYGKYRKLFE
- a CDS encoding radical SAM protein; the protein is MHYEGPIYRPPSEADSLLIQATVGCPHNRCTFCMVYKKEPRYRTRAVHAIKEDISAARDLYGPHVRTLFFPAGNAIAMKTEDLCEICRFAGQVFPGLERITVYGSSQYIHQKGPEGLKRLTEAGLSRIHVGLESGDDVILRRIKKGIDSRQQIEAGKWVMAAGMELSLYVILGIGGKERSVFHAEETARVLNAIEPQFIRIRTFVPKINTPLLKQIQNGSFQMLGPHEVLRETETLIRNLTVSSFLTSDHYTNYINLEGRLPVDKTRLLEEIHTALARDEKTFRPFFIGTQ